A region of the Apus apus isolate bApuApu2 chromosome 5, bApuApu2.pri.cur, whole genome shotgun sequence genome:
CTTGCTAAAGGGCTATATGAACTTTTTTCACAAAGTTATTCCACTTCAGTGCTAATTTGTCTTCCACGAGGTGATGCAGATTAAACTGAAGGATCTTGTTCTGATCATTGTGTAATATTAGCTTGCATTATCATCTGTGGTAGGTCTTAGATAATatgttgtcaccgtttgactcaggtccgacaacaatgctctcgatcccctcccccccacacccaggtagggaaggagagagagaaaaggagagagacttggctggattgaaaactaaactacacagctttaattaaaacactaatgaatcacacaagaaaatatatacaattatatacaggtatattcagatatgggcaaaagcctctcgcctcccccccacccccagcaactcccacagcactcccctgaactggcaagagtcccgagaaatcccggagccgctgctggagaaagcggagagttatgagggtcaggagagctcgagcctaagggtcggcggtgatggatgagcagagtcctccccggacgccggccatggacggaagagagcggcgagaagaaggaggaagctgtcttctaagatctctgtccttcctctgagcctacgtagatatatggaatggaatatctttggccaattttgctgtctgtctaactcagcctcccacgggggggtcagagatctccccatagtgtctgagccggcagagtgaaggtgtaaccttgaagcctcagtagttagaaaaacattccactgtcttatcagcctagcagaacacacagttgctagttacaagaaagcttactgaaggaaaaaaaaaaatcagtgaaaagaaaaattggcttaatcctggctcacaccaggacaTATGTAAatgaagggagaaggaagaggagcttTCAGTGTTGTTCTAGGAAACCTGCAGGGATGCTTTCAAGCTTTGACTTGTTTACTGTGTTGGATTAGGAATGCGAGTTTTCCTTGAGGATGCCTGCTTAAATTCTTGGATCCCTGGCTATTCATTCTTCCCTTTGTCTGTTTCACTTCCTTTAGGGCCCTTCTCATTCtatgttttcttgtatttaatttGCTATGTTCAATGACCAGAACATTTGCTCCAGTTTAGGGGTTTGGTGAGAATGCAACTACACAAAAACCAGGCATCTGCTTCTCTGGCTTACACCACATCTATTCAGAGCAACTACCATTTCAtgcctgcctttttttccataCTGGTTTTACAGATGAGATCTAAAGTCACTGAAATTACAAGGCTAGAAATGTTTGTGCTTATTTCTTCCCCCACTCTTGCCCTGGTTTTACCTTGTGAGTTTGAAAGCGtttctaaaataacttttttctttcttttttttttttttttttaatcacttcaactgttttaaatgcttgaaaaacatttaaaggaCAGCATTTATCAGGTGGATCTGGGAAGGTTTCATACCTGGAATTATCTTGGATGTTCTTTGAACTGGATACATTTCAAATAGGTAACTTTCCTTCAAGCAGATGGCTGGAAAGTTTCCTAGCAAAGTTGCATTTAAACACACTTCAAGAATGTATAAAATGCCAttctgttgttgctttttgtgtGAAACTCTGCTTTTATCTTCAGAATAGGTGAGTGCATCACAGGCAGTAGAATATGGCTGGACAAATATCAGAATCTGATCAGATCAAGCAGGTAAGATGCTTTATTCGTGAGTGGTGGCTTTGAAGATCTTCAGTTACTCTGTCATGTGGAGTAAAAGGTGTAAGGCATGCAGGAGGGCAAAAACTTGGAGTTATCATATGAGTTGAGGCTAGTTCTGTAGCAACCAAAATGTAAACACTTGACCACTGACAGACACAGTATAGTAGCTGAATTGAGTACTAGCACTTGGTGCGGAAATCATCTGACCGATAGTAATTTTTTATAGTGACTTGCCCTTTAAATGTTAGTGTCACCAGATGGCCCATGGAGCTGTGTGTAGGAAGTTAatgtagactttttttttaatgctcattgtcccatttttatttacagttcaAGGAATTTCTTGGAACCTacaataaaattacagaaaactgCTTCCTGGATTGCATAAAGGATTTCACTAGCAGAGAGGTTAAACCAGAAGAGGTAGGtaaatgtttcctttgcttttcatgaCCCTGTGGTAGAATTGTTGTGTAGCATAGACATTTCAGAAGCAACTTAAAGTTTTGACCTTTCAACTAGCCCAGAAGCTAATTAGCAGTCCCACTGGTGTGTCTTTGGTGGTGTGTTGGAGTCTAGCACTTTCCAAGTGAGAAAGGAAGCGAGTTAGTGGAAGGAAGGGAAATAGTTTGTCTGTAGTTCTGCTTCTTCAAGCGTGTCCAAAGGTGGTGACAAATACTTCTTTGCACCCTAAGTCTGTGTACAAAAAGAAACCAGAGAAACAACCAAAGCCAAGTGCTTTTGATGTGCTAGACCATCAGCTACAGACAAACTATGGGCTAAGGACCTCTTGAGGTCTTGTCATTGTCTTCTTTTCAGTCTGTACAGAGGGAATCTTCCTGATCTTGCTGTGTTGGCTGCTTATTGCAATTCTGTGTCTTTCATTCTCTGAGCTATCAGTGAAGGTCCTTGTGCCTCAGCTTCTGATGGGTGGTATCTTTGTGGACATGGAAGTTGCCCACCTACAGCCTCCATCTCATTCTTTGAAGGTAGAAGCCTACTGAAATACTTGTTTACCTACCCGTGTTCCCTGCATGGCAGTGAGTCATAGCAACATCAACCTCCAAAGCTCTGGCTGTTGAATCCACTTCTCTGCATTGCAGGGAGCCCCATCACATAGTCAGCTGCAGAAAAGATTAAGCTCTCAGTAATATTAAAAGTCTAAGAACATTCACTTGACTGTgctggcaggggaaaaaaactcaaGTTTTAAGCTAACCACTGGTTTTGAGCATTTTTCTGCCTCCTTGGAGTTTTAACTCCTCAGCGCAGGCAAAAGTCACGTCTCCCTTCAGCTGGTGTTCTGCTGTGCTGAACAAAGCTCTCTTAGCTTCCCAAGGCACATTCCTTGTTTCCCTAAGATTCTCTGCATCTGCTTTAGTGGAGTTTTTATTGACTACAGAAGATTAACATGATTTCTGGATAAGCTCTTGTTACTGTCTTTTACCAACTCATTTTGAATTGCTTGAACAGAGGAAGGAGTGTCAGTGAATGGCACTGACAGAAGTGTCCACAAAACAACCCCTTTACCTTTCTGGGATGGTATTTGGTTTCCAGTAGAGGATTATCCTTATTCCTTCTGCTACCCAAAATGTTATTagaatgtctttaaaaataagaattcatACGGTCTTTCATCAAAGACCTGGGATCCCAACCAAAGAATGCTCATTGGAGGGGAATTAAACTTAAGATGATTTAGATACATTAGATTAAAAAGATATTCTTAGAttctgatttgctttttttgtttgtttgtttgttttttgcttctgtaaGCTGCAAAGGGGCCATGTCTGGCAGTACAGGAGCCATCTGTTAACGGTGGAGGCTAGGGAGAAGCTTGCTTATGGGAAGTTTAGTCCATAATTATCCATTATGAGGTTTCTTGCAGAGCATCTGGCTCCTTCCCCCGCTGGAAACAGGACACTGGTCTAGATGGACCACTGGTCTGATCTGGTATGGAAATTTAAAGTTGTAGTttcttattaaataattaagattAATTCCTCCACAAGTCTGCTTTGAGATTCTATGTTTGAAAAAACAGCTCCTGACCTCTTTCCCTATGGCAAGTCTGCACTGCAAGTCTAGACTTCCCCGGGCACCCTATGACAAATACCACACCTTCTGGGAGAAGGGGAgttccagaatttttttcctagtcaGACTTAACTCCTGCTGAACAGGTTTTGCTGTAGCTGATGCCAGGTcaagaagagagagaagggcGGGTGGTGGGACAGTGTGAATAGCTGCGAgggacttattttttttcttcttgttcattTTTAGCCCCTCTGCTTTCCATACACTTTTAGGAGAATCAAAGCAATTTCTGGTGTTCTAGTAATCAAGCAGagtctttcctttctgtctaAATTTGTTTAATTTGACAGTGATAGCAAGGTTTAGAACCACGGTATAGAATATCCAGTTGGTAGAAGTGGTGCTCAGAAATAGATCTCATAACTCACTCTAAACttatagaaaggaaaaaactcacctttaaatttacaaaataatacCATGTATGGAAGAGGCCCTGGTATTTCTTTCCCTGTCCAGCTGAGTGATAGAGCTTCAGAGGGtcctttgcttgcttttttgaAGGTTAACCAAGCAGGTGCATGACAACTGATAGAGCTAATAGGAACAAGGTCAAAAAAGGTTAAACTGAGCTAGCACAGAGTAGACTGTCAAAAATAGTATGTGTTTGTAAACAGAATTTAGAAAGGAAGATACTAATTTAATAGTTTTAGTActtattgcaaaataaaatattaatgtgctTTAATTTCACAAGAGGAGCTGAGGGATGAAATTTTAATATCTCCTAGAACTGAGATGTTTTCCATTAATACTTCCATATgagaatgaattttaaaagatgtttcagACATCCCTCAAAATATAAACTTAACAttttctgctgcacagagaGGCTGTGCACAATTAGGCCCTCACTTGGAGTCTAAACACAGAATAGGAGATGTAGATGACTTCATATTTTGTGTCTGGGGAAGTGTTTTGATGACTGTTTGAAGCCTTCTGTTTCCCTCTTCCTCTAGATGACTTGCTCAGATCACTGCCTACAGAAGTATCTAAAAATGACACAAAGGATCTCCATGAGATTTCAGGAGTACCACATTCAGCAGAACGAAGCTCTGGCAGCTAAAGCAGGACTGCTTGGCCAACCTCGTTAGCCAAGAGCAATCTCTTCAGACTTTACCAGCAATGCCAGTGTTCACTGGGCAAGAACCTACTGTCAGGAAGGATGCTCAGCAACTCAGAAGAGAGTTCTAGACAGTGGAAAGCATGAAGGGTTAAACAAGAAGGTAGTCATGGTGGACTGGCAGTGGAGTCTGTTCCTGAGGTCCTTTTCACTCTACAGTGGAGTAATTTTGAATAAAAACTTTTCCAGGGCCCAGAAACTGGTATGTTTAAATTTCAAGGGTGGTGGGAGGGTGACACTTCCTTTCTGCTAAGATTGGAtcagatgatgaaaaaaaaaaaaagtgtaaaatgggaaatacacttttttatttaattcaagtaaaataaatgtgaacTGTACACTTGTATGGATGTTTGTTCCAAAGATAGGTTTTTAGGACACTGCTTGAAAGCAGTGTTTCATTTGCTGTGGACTTGTTCCTCCTCAGTTACTACAGAGTTGTGTACATTGATTGCTGCTTTAAGCAGCTAGCAGATAACACAGTTAGTGACTGTTTCAGCATCTGGGGTTTGTGATTGTGTTATTTCTCTGAGTTGGGAAGGAACTCGTGTTGAGGCACCCTCACAGAGCCTGGTGATCATTCTGGTGACTCCCCTGGAGTGCTGCGTGGTGATTATTAGAGCATCAAGCCAAGGGTGGCTGTAAATGGCAGGCAACTGCTCTAACTAATGAGTTCAGGTAGGCAGGGATGCTTTTCCAGCTGATCCCTAGGTAAGCTTCACCAGCTCATTTACAAAGGGCATGAGTGTGTCATTAACAGCACCCATGCCCAAGGCAACTTCTAGgcattccttttttccttcagggagCCCCATGGGTCCTGCAAACCCAGCTTCCTTGCCTGATGCAAGCACAGTGCCCTGCAGACACTGATCTTGATGGcagttttctcctttaaatGTGTGACTGCCAGCAGAAAGTACAAGGTATGCAGCAAACAATGTCTTTTTTGCTGCTGGACAAGTACAGGCAGAAGTTTGTGGAAGCTGGCTGGTCTGaagttgtggttttggtttagaaaaaaacaccagtCCTTTGAAAGGGTCTTTGTAGCTGAAATCCTTTATAGCTGAAGCACAGTAGAATGGTAGCTGACAGGCACATTTCCCTTTAGTTCTAACTAGTAAAATACAGCAACAAAAGGAACTGAACATCAGGTTTACTGAATCAGTTGTGACATTTCaagcagtgaagactgaaacCAAGCTGTTTCATCTCAGCTCTCAGGTTCTGTACTTAGGTAGAAAGGCAAcaggaaggaacagaaatgGCAGAAAGCCTGCCCACAAGCTTTTTTGTTGCTACCTTCTCTatagctttttatttctaacaGCAGTTTGAAAGAATGATTTCCTgcctgtgttttttctctttactaCTCCAACTGTCTGCAGTCCAGGCTGTGGATTACTAAGCCCTGACCACAGCACAGTCCACCTACCAGGTCTGCTggatgctgctctgctggctgctgatgaaagctgctccagctctccagaGAGATCTCTTCAAGTGCCTTTCAAAGGTGgaagaaacaagtattttcctACAGTCTCACTTACACGTGGTTTTTGTACCAGCCCTATCACAGCTCTTTCCTACATAGCCCATGCCTTGTTACCTTGGTGATGGGTAAGAGCTAACTCTAAAATAGTAAAGGCTAAAGAAGAGCCCAAAAAAGGCAGCAAGTCTCCAATATCCTggttttctccaggctaagtGTGTCTAGGTTGTTTGCTACAATTAGGTCACAAATGTTACGGCCAGTTAGAAATAATACATGCATAATAAGGATTTAAGGCTTTCTTTAAAGCAGTCTTTTTGTAAGATGTTTGAAAGTGATGCATGATGGAAATTACCCCATGTGTGCAAAGAGAACAGTTGCTCAGAAAAGTGACTGAAGAGCTGAAGTGATGGGACTGGAGGATGTTCATGTCTTCTGGGCAGAGCTCCTTGGGGCTGAAGTGaggagggtgaaaaaaaaaaatcaatcatgGTTTCCCCTCATGTCTCAGTGATTTGGGGTAGGAAgatgtttaaatatttgttgAGACAGATTTGCTGTGTGTCAGGGTTTAATGCTGGGGTGGCAGTTAAAGGAATGACAGGTGCTCTCAGGACACTGTACTAAAGGTGAAGGAAATTATAGAGGGACTTAGTTAATAAATTACATCCCCCAGTTTTACTCCAGTTTTAAAGCTGCCTTAACCCACTGTTATCCAGGGAAGACAGGTATTCTTAAAATCTAATCAGATCTCTACATGCTCACCCAACAAAGGTGGGATGAAGAGTGTCAGGTAAGTAAGAGCATGGGGTTGATGGCTGCTCCCCTGACATGAAGCTAACTCCCCTGCCATTTCATAGCTAACTAGAGTGGAAAAGAAGTTGCAGTGCTACTGCACAAAGGTGCAGATAAGGCTGGAGTCACTGGCTTGTTCTTTTGGAAGTGTTCTTTTGGAACCAGTTTGGCCCTAGCTCTGTTTAATTCAAAAAAATTTGCAGTCTTTCCACATCTTTCAATCCAGGTGACTGAAAAAAGATGATGCAAATGGATTGTAGCTTGGAAATAAAGTGCTTTCATGTAACTAAAGCATCCAGGTGGTGCAGAAAGCAACAGCAAGAACTGTCTCAAAAGCTTTGACTTCCCTTTACTTCCTTGGTGATTTAGCGTGTCCTGGTGGCTGGATCAAATCATGTTGTTGAGAAAACTGCACCTAAGACTTTGTTAACAGGACTTCTGTGTTGAGAGTGATCCACGATACAAGGTGTTTCAGTGCCTCTCATACACATTTCATCAGTATGTGTGGGCCAAGTGTTGcagctgctctttcctccttgGAGCAAGGTCTCCCAGCACCCAGTTCTCAAAAATACTTAAGGGCAGATACAAGAGTCAGTATCTCTGCACTGCCTGGATGGAAGTCCACCATGAATGTTGGGAAGGTCTATAAAGGCAGGTCAAGCCTCATGTTTTCTCTGCCAATAGGGTATTCTAACCTCCATGACAGCTTAATCTGGAATGTTCTCCATCCCTCCTCTTGCACAGCATCAAGGTTGCATGGCATAATGAATGTGCAGCCAAAATCAGAATCAAAATGAGAATACAGCTTAGCCTCTGGATCCTAGCTGGAAGGCAACAGTGTATCAGGCAAGGTGTTGGAGAGTAAGTCAATCACCCTGATGAGGCATATTGGGTCAGGTGCAGGAATGGAACTAATTCtgatgggaagaggaggaaagggtaaaaaaatggactgctgctgaggaaggagTACCTGAGAAAGCTGTGAAAACTGAgccagagggaagaggagaggggagagagggcaACAGCAACACAGCCTGccaaacactggctggatgaaACTGGGCTAGTGGACAGACACTCATTTGGCAGTGACATTCCttgcagcagagacagaaacatGGATCCTTCCTTCTGAACTGAGGGTCTGAAACAAAGGGCTAGGAAGGCATGCAATTACAgcccacagaaaacagaaccaTTTCAAGAGGAAGGGTCAGATGAGAGCCTTGCTCCAAAACACCCTCTATGTCACTAGTACTGGCAGTGACCAGATCAATCATCTGGAAGATTATAATAGAGGTGCCTTGAATTCTCCCAAGGACAGCAGCAAAGGCCTAATTTCCCTAACTCCCTGCTGAGGGCTTCAACTCCTGAGCTCTCTGttgggaggcagggaaggatgCAACAGCAATCTTTTGTAAGGGAAATGTGGGTTAAATACCTGCTGCCCAGAGGTAGTTAGTGGCTCTGACTTCAATGCAAAGGGACATTCCTCTGTACTCTTACCTACCTAACTTGGACAACAGGAGCTACAGCAACAGCccttacttatttttttccccagcattttCTATCAGCTAGGTTAGGAAGTGAGCACAGGACATTTGAGGAATCGAGTTCAAATCTTGGGAAATCCATTAAGCTCAGCTCCAGAATTTCTTGAATGAGTCAGACCCAAACTCTAAAACCTGTACAAGCAATTAGAGCTGATGGCACCTCTCAACATGCAGCACACTTGCACCTAGAGTAGttagaagacagaaataaaacaactctAAATAAAGTTAAAATCTGCTAAatataagattttttaaaaattatgtttcacCTTCATGCTCTTTAGTGTTTTGGTGTTAGGTTCTTTCTGTAAACACAAATTAGAGTATCCAACATTCAAGTACTTCAGGACTGTAAAAGGATGGTCAAGTCTGTTTTCAGGACTTCTCATATACAGAAACAGATGTACCTGAAAGACACATAAAAGATCCTAAAtcacttttagaaaaaaaaaaaagtacacatGCTTAAACTGACCATGGCTGGttaagttttttttattctgtaattcACTTTAATCTGAGGGCAATCCAGTTCGTgggtatttctgtatttcacagaacCTGCCCTTACTAGGATATGGAATTAGGaactttctttccctctctttctgGCCAAGCACATGTCAAATTTCTTTGCATGTTGCTTCCTGAAGAATCGTAGAATCAGAATGGCTTGGATTGTaaggaaccttcaagatcatccagttccaactcccctgcacgggcagggacacctcccaccagcccaggttgctccaagccccatccaacctgcccttcaacactgccagggatggggcagccacagcttctctgggcaacctgggcctcTCCCGCCGAGTTTTGGCTGTGGAGCCTGCTTAGATCTCTGGGAGAAAGTACCTCTGTGCCCCAGAAGACATGGATGCTTAGGCAGGGCtcaggggtaatggttttaaactggaagaaagtagatttaggttagacattgggaagaaattatttactgtgagggtggtgagacattggccCGGGCACCGTTTGGCTGTGGTGAGGGGAGGGTGTGACAGGGCCATAAGCtgaaatgagagagagaaaagaatggAGAGTATGAATAAAACAACAATTGGAAGAGACCTGACCTAAAGCAGGCAACTGAGGGCCTGGCTGTAAAAAGCAGTGCTccatggagcagctgctgggatggCACATGGTAGTCACTTGCAGGGTGGGAAGCAGAAGGAATCaagggttttggggttttacttactgatttttcttttcttttcttttcttttcttttcttttcttttcttttcttttcttttcttttcttttcttttcttttctcttcttttcttttctcttcttttctgttctgttcttttcagATAGCTTTCAACCTTACCCATTCCCCAGGGAAGTAATTTGCAGGAAATGAAAAGAGCATCAAGAGATACGGTGTTAAGCTGTGCATACATGTAAACAAGTGGCTTGgtaagaagtaaaaaaacccaacataaaaACTCTTGAGCAATATAACAAAGTATTTAATACAAATTGCACATCTTACCCCTCCTTAGGTaactggcagagctggcaggaccATGGCAAATTAGGTCAAGCTGTACCCAGATGAGGGATTAGAGGAGGAGTAGTTTAGAAATAGCTGAAGACACTGACAGGGCTGGAGAGGAACTGTTGTGGGATTACTCTGAAgagcagggaaagagagagaaaatcacCAATAATGTATAACCTTGTTCCTCACCAAGAAGGCTCAGAGAGAGAGTTAAGCAAATGTGCTACAGATGAACAACCTGCAGGGTTTTCACAGCTGTAATGCAGCTCCTGTGCTGATCTTCTTTGCTGGCAagcaatgaaacagaaaattgaaGTATTGCTGTGCTTCTGTGTCTTCTTCACAATGAGTGAGCTGTACTGGTGAATGAGGGCCAAGTGTCATACAACTAAGACACTTTTTTACCTTTGAAAACTGTTGGTATAGGATAATTGACAGCATTAGGGTACTAACTGATAGGAAGAGCAGGTAGTTGGAGACCTGAAGAAGGACCAACCAGCACGGCCCTGCTTCAAAACAGAAAGTAGGATTGCTCTGAAaatgggaaggagcaggagtaGCAACATAAATAGGGCTGAGATAATGAAAGAGGAAGTCAGGAAAGTCCTGTTCTTAGAAAGGGTGAAAAAGAGGCTGCTTTCACAATGAAGATTTCCAGTTTACGTGACAATGCAGTGAGTATTTGTCACTGGGCTGTGACTAATCATAAAATCCACCACCGAGCTGCATTAAAACAAGCACCTGTTTAGCCCAGTAACACTGTAACATGAATTGTTTCATTTACATGTTCCTCCAAAACAATGGATGAAGCTAAGAAATGCTTGTGGAGTTTGGAAAGCTCACAGATTTCCAAAGCAAACCCTCTCTCCCCCCAGTAAATACCAGATACTTTGTGGTAATTTTAAACTCTCCCAGAGACCTCTTAAAAACATCCTCCTATTTCGTGGAGGATAATGTGGTAGAATGACAGATTTGCTCACAATTTGAGGGCAATAGGCTGGTAGATAGTGCGAGCTAattataaaatgtctttttcctgaGCCCTGGAATTACAGTGAGTCAGTCTCTGGCACCATCCCCGTTGGTTCCGCTGCTTTATGTTCCCCTTACATCTCCAGGGGTTGTCTTTATCCTGCACATTGtagcaaataataaaaacccaagcacagagaagtaaaaataacCACAATTTCACAGCTCAATATCTGCAAAACACAAGGGCACAGTGAAATAAACAGCTCGACATATTTTTGTTAACACATTCATCTTTTGTTTCAGCTTGTAAATCTGCCTTCTGACTCATCTGCCAGATTTGTTTCAAGCTATCAAACCAAACAtgctcttttcttaaaaaagagcACAACAGCAGTTCTTAACTGCTGTAAAAGAATTCCAGTAAACACTGCCCAGAAAACCCATTTGGCCACCTCAGCTATCCagggggaaaagaagaacaTTTTATAAGTATAGTAATATTTTTGATGTGAAATTCTATCTGGTTGACAACCCTGTGTGGAGAGAAAAGGCCCTCTCAAGAGTGGAGAGTCTGACTGAAACATAGGAGTTGACAATCCTAAGCTTCAGATTCTCTTCCCAGCTCCCCATCAAAGCAATTTTGGGAGCCATTACTACATGTCTTCCTACACACAAAATGAGAATTATTATGGATTATTCCAATACTGCaacttaacaaaaaaattcaggtGGAACTTGTGCAAAATGCCACAAAGAGTGAGAAGGATTTAATCACCTTTTCTACTGCTGTCCTTCAAGTTAAAGGT
Encoded here:
- the TIMM9 gene encoding mitochondrial import inner membrane translocase subunit Tim9 isoform X2 codes for the protein MAGQISESDQIKQFKEFLGTYNKITENCFLDCIKDFTSREVKPEEMTCSDHCLQKYLKMTQRISMRFQEYHIQQNEALAAKAGLLGQPR
- the TIMM9 gene encoding mitochondrial import inner membrane translocase subunit Tim9 isoform X3 encodes the protein MAGQISESDQIKQFKEFLGTYNKITENCFLDCIKDFTSREVKPEELQRGHVWQYRSHLLTVEAREKLAYGKFSP
- the TIMM9 gene encoding mitochondrial import inner membrane translocase subunit Tim9 isoform X1, whose product is MAGQISESDQIKQFKEFLGTYNKITENCFLDCIKDFTSREVKPEELSVKVLVPQLLMGGIFVDMEVAHLQPPSHSLKLQRGHVWQYRSHLLTVEAREKLAYGKFSP